A window of Punica granatum isolate Tunisia-2019 chromosome 8, ASM765513v2, whole genome shotgun sequence genomic DNA:
GCTCAGCTATCAGCCACACTCATGGAGGTTCAATCCATTCAGTAATGAATTCTTGGTCAATTCCTACTTCTTGCATAAATATATTGACTTGTTTGATGATCTTATTGTTAGCTGCTGGCGAAGAGCGAGCGGCTGAGGATGCAGAAGCTCGCGGATCTGAGCAAATGCATGGAATCTGTACGTTAGCCAGTGACAATGAGCAAATGCATGGAATGCGTTCATTAGCTGGCGAAGCAAACCGAATAACTTCTGacatgcttttctttttcttcgtaATGAAATTCCACTATTATCCAAGTACTGCTATTCATGAAGATATTATCGGCTTATAATCTCTGCTAAAACCAAACTCTCTCTATGGTTTCTGGTCATAACCTTATATATGCTAGTAAGATATCTCGAGAATCAATCAAATGCTTAAAGAGAAGCAGAAATTCGAAGTTATATCTAAATTAAGAAAACTGTAAAGGAGAGCTCCTATACGTTGTTTCCAAGATACAATACAACCATGGAGCAACTAATTTGGCACTAGAAATCTATGATTGATCTCCTGATCTTTTACCAAGTTTGTCTTCCCACAGACATGCAAGAGCTCCTCCACAGCCCCATCGATCTCTTCATCCTCCTTACCTCTCTCCCTCCTCAGCTCCATCACATCCCTCAGCTCCATGGCTCTCTTCCTCACCCTTTCCCCAGCCCTCTCAACCATCACACTCCTCACCGCCCCGGCGACATCCTCCCGCCTGAACCTCCCCTCCTCGTCCCTCTTTACCTCCAACCCGACACCGACTCCCTCCCCCACCAGCCTCGCATTGATCGGCTGGTCCAAGTGCATTGGCATCGCGATGATCGGGACCCCGAACCTCATCGCCTCCATCACGGAGCTCCATCCGCAGTGGCTCAAGAATCTGCCGGTGCTCGGGTGCCTCAGGATCTCAGCCTGTGGAGCCCACCCTTCTATCACACATCCCCTGTCCCTGACCCTTCCTAGGAACCCCTCAGGGAGAGCATCTTGTAGTTGTAATGAGTCCATCAACGGCCCTGTCCTCTGCAGGTCtccttctcttcctcctccatgGAACCTGATGACCCATATGAAATTCACCCTGCTTTGTTCCAAGCCGTGAGCTATTTCCGTTATCTCCCGTCGCGATAAGAAGTACTCACTACCGAACGAAACGAATACCGTTGAGTTTTTGCCCTTCGAGTCAAGCCACTCTGTCATCTCAACTCTCTTCCCGTCGTCCTcctgatcatgttgatggtcTTCTTCCACTAGAGGGCCCACCGGCACGAACTTCTTTCCCATTTGGATAGTGAGATAGTCGATGTACTTGGTCTCGATCTCCTGGAAACTCTTGATCAAGACGACCCCGACTGACCTCCCAGTGCACCGTTTCCACCTATCCCCGTCCTTGATGCCATTGGCGGTCCTCTCAAACAGTTGCACAAAGCCCGGGAGCTCGTGATCCTGCAGGTGTAACTCCGGGAACGGGGACTCAACTCCAAGATTCATCAGGAACCAGATTGAGAAGGCGCTCATGGCCGCGCCTGTGCAGAAAAACTCGACCACTGGGATGCCTTGGGAAAGGGCGACTACGGGGGCCCAGGGCTGGAGGAAGTCGTATACAACGAGGTCGGGGTGGAGGAGGCCGAGGGTAATGGAGAAGCCCGGGGCAGAGAGGTCGAAGGCCGTCTTGAGGGTGGGCATGAGGCAGGGCGGGAGGTGCTTAGTGGTGTGGAGGTGGGGAGGGAGGTCCGGCAAGTGGGGGAGGTGAAGCTCGACGAGGTGGATCCTCGACGAGTACTTGGTTCTGGCGAGTCTCCGTTTGATGGGACTGAGGTTTACGGGAGTGGAACAGAAGTAGATGGTGATGTTCCTGTCGGAGAGCCTTTTGGATAGCTCAAGGAAGGGAGAGATGTGACCATGGGCTAGCCAGGGAAGCATCAGAATGCTCATCATCCCATTCCTACGTTTACCTGACCTTTCCTCCATCAATGTTGAATTTCTAATTGATCTCTCTTACTCTTATatcatgtatgtatgtatgtatgtatttccTTGATCTTAAATATACATGCAACGAGCAAATAAAAGCCGCACATATGATGGATATGGATAATATTTATGACCAACGTATGTGGGCATGCATTTGGGCAGAGGGACAGATAGAGAAGCCTGCTGTGCTCTATGTGTGCATGAGGATGCATGTGTGGAAGGAATTGGAGAAGGCAAGGTGTCGTCAAGGCTGTCTGTATGTCACTTGTTAATCCTCCTCCTCTGCCACTCGTCTTCCAGAGAAGAAGCGGAAAATTCTATTTCCAGCGTGCACCACCTCATCATATCCGGGACCAAACCAGCCTCTGTTCTGGAatgtaaattataatattcgtgcgaattaaaaaaaatcaactatCAAAACTAAAAAGTAAGGAAATTAAGCAGGTAAATGTGGGCATGATGGTTCTCTTTGaccttttttaattattaattggaTGGATTGGGTTAAATTGGGTTGTCGCTTCTAGTAATTCAAAAGTCACCTTCTGGTAACCTCTAATTTCCTGCATTACTTGTTTTTGAACTTCCTTATGGGAATGGTCAGATTTGGTTTTGGTATGAACGATGttgattatatatagaatCTTTCCTTCAATAAatacagatttttttttttcaggtgaATGGAGGAGCCTAAGCTCaaactcaaaataaaatataaaatacaaaagcATAACATGGAAATCCCTATTATGATAATACTTAAAGACGTTGCATGCTGCGTAAAaattagatatataatattttatacatGCTACACATACGATGATAATATATCTTCGAgtagtattttaattttagaagttaatttttttttatttttcaattatattaatttaagagTATTTATCGAGTAGTATTTATTGCTATTCAagtaaattttacttatatatatatatatagatagattattAAGCAAATAATGAACGCTAATCACACACATAGAGGAACGACAGAACcgataataattattttgtaccTACGATCTGCCACGGTTCGAGTTGATTTAATTGCCACATAAAAATAAACGAAGAACTAGTCATCGACTATATGTTACTTGACTTGGCTGTGTACATTTTGGCAAAATGAGCGCCCCCCCCTATTTCCCTTTTCTCCTCCCCTTTCTTCCCCCCTCTCTGCTAGAGCTTAGCTATTTCTCTCAAAGGCTAAGATCTCTCTGGAAGCCCGGTGGAGATATGTCCCGTGTTGATCTGGGCTATGGTTTTTTCTTAGTCACCTTCTCCTCCCGGGAAGACCTCGGTAGAGTTATTCGAGATGGAACATGGTTAGTGGGTAGGCAATTCCTGACTATGCGTTATGTGAGAGCCTCTCTTCAAGCCTTCTATATCTACTTTCCCTGCTGCGGCTCTATGGGTCCGGCTGCCAGAGCCACCAGTAGAGTTCTTCTCAGAGAAAATTCTCCAGAAGGTGGGCGGCCAGGTCGGGCTACTGCTTCGGATCGATAGCAGAACAGCCTTGGGAGCAAAGAGTACAGTTTGCTAGGTTGCGCATCCAAGTAGACCTCACAAAGCCCCCATCTTGGGTCATATGGATAGGAGATCATAGGCAATCATCCAATATGAAGGGATAAACCAAATTTGGTTTGACCGCGGAGTTATTGGGCACCCTCACACTAAGTATCCCGAAAAGCTACCGGTGCCTAGCGCGACCTCCGGGAACACCTCAGACACCCTTTCGTCTTCTGATAGCTCGGACAACGAAACCAATAACCCAAGGCCATGGATGCTCGTGTCCAATCGTCAGAGGTCTAAGCTACCCAACCGCCGCACTCAAAATATTTACTCTCCGAGAACACACTGGGTCAGCACGAGCTACAGCAGGTATTCATGAGCTGAACATCGACGACAAAAGGCGGAGCACTGCTGATCAGCACCGCAACCAAACCCAAGAGCAGAAACGAGCAACCAAGGATCTGGGGAAAAGGGATGATGTCAACCCATCACATACCAAATCCATTGGGAAAAAGGCCAACGTCACCGGGACACTTGTCGTCCACAATACCGCAGAGAGGGGGCCCGCTGGTACTATCACTGTGCACTCGAAATTTGCAACGACCACAAGTATGGAGGTGCAAAATACCGTCTGCCTGAAATAAAGGGCCCACCGGTTCCCCAAATGTACATCGAATTTCAACCATGGCCCATTGTACGGCAGCATCCCAATCATCAGAGCAGAACAAGCCACCAGTGAAAATTCTCCCTACGGATGAAATGAGAGGAAAGGAGAGAAACCAACGCTACTGCTGATACTACCGTCCTCCCATCCACCACTCCGCTCCCTACTCTCTCTCCTGTTTCTGATGGATCAAGGTCACCGGAAAGGGTATTGGGGAAGGCTACCGTGTCACAGGACTCGGGGATGGTTGACCATAAACCACAGGGAGTTGCTCGTCATAGAAGAGAGAATCATCGAGGTTCGTCTCGGATTCCCGAGAATCAATGGGTCTCATCATCACTCAGCAGAGGCGATTCTAGCCGTCCACCTGCTATCTCAGAAAGAAGCACTAGCCGGTCCGGGTCGCTCAGTCGCCGAATATCTACTGCAGGTAACTGCACCACTGGAAAAGCAGCTGAGAAATGCACATAAGTGTAAGGATCATCGAAATCCACCCAGGTCGAAGCTCGAGGTCCTCAAGGCTTTCTGTTCAAGCCCACAACCAAGCAACGGACAAGTACTTGATGCCCCGGATGGTTCGACTCCACCAGACTCCCTTCGTCATTTTGACAACCGGCATAGAGACCAAGCTGTTGATGCTGCTTCCGAGGATCCAAGTCTAGTGCCTCTACGTCACGTCCTGGCAGATGCGAGAGGGGGAGGTCGAAACTTACCTCAGCGTCAATCCCATGCCTAATCTCTTCAATACCCCACATGTTCCCATGAATAGCGGAATGAATAACGAAATAAATTGGACACTTGACCACGCAACGAATACGACAGACTCGGGCATCTTCCATATGAACATCTTAGTTTGGAACTGCCGGGGATCTGGTAGCAGAGAATTCTGTCGATCAATGATGGACCTTATACACCAACACGGCCCagacatcatcatcatattgACAGAGACTAGGCTCTCTGGAGATCGTGCTCAGCAAATTGCTGGTACATTTCCCTTCTATGGCTTCGCCTGTGCTCCTACCCGTGGACTGCTTGGAGGCATCTGGATGCTCTGGCGCACCGAAAGGGTTCAGGTGGATTTGCTTGAGTCAACAGAGCAGGAGATTCATGCAATAATCCAAGTCTCATCTTCCTCCTTCTCTTGGTTACTTTCGAGCATCTTTGCTAGTCCTAGattaaaggaaagaaagattCTTTGGGCAAATTTGAGGAAGGTAGCTCGCGTTTGTCAGTTGCTTTGGGTTGTCTTAGGGAATTTCAATGATATTGCATCTAAAGATGAGAAGCTTTGAGGGTCTCACAGTAATCGTTACagaatttctctttttaaCAGTATGATAGATGATTATGGCCTCAATGATCTAGGATTTGTGGGTCCACGTTTTACTTGGTCCAACCTAAAAAGACAATAACTCATTGATCCAAGAACGTCTCGATAGAATCTTGGCTAACCCCCAATGGAGAGCGAAATTCCCTAAAGTTCTTGTCAAAAACCTACCTCGCTCTCACTCCGCGTATATCACCCTTTTAGCGAACCAAAATCCAACTAGCAAATTGGATATGAAAATGCCCGACTATCCCAAAAATACAACATTTTCTCCGGTTAACTTTTAGAGAAAGAATTGCTTTAGCCAACCTCTTAACTGCTTGAGGGATTCCCATTAATCCCAACTGCCCCTGTTGCACAAATACGCTAGAATCAACTCTTCATATGCTTCGAGATTGCGACCTTGCCTCCTCTTTTTGTCAAGGCTTGTCCATACCGAGTGagatctcctcctcctcttcggACACCGTACGAGTCTGGCTGCGTGTAAATTGTTCCTCTAAGCTACCAGCTCGTATGGGCATTCAATGGAGTACCTTGTTCTCATACGGCCTTTGGGTCTTTGGAAAAATCGAAATTCTCTTTTATTCTCCAGGAAATCACTTAGTAATAACTTAAGCTTTGTTTGGGAAttgagtaattttttttactctacTCTACTTAATtatacttatcttcaattcaacaacacaattattacttttttcttttttcttcaatttttttatcttaactactattcaattcaatttttcatactaaattctcttaattattcattacttttttcacaattcaacaacacaatcattactttatctcaactattcattatttttctcactttttctcataattcaacaatacaattattacaacctcaaataattataattacaacctcaaataattataattatttatagttgGAGTGGGCATTCCCAAACAAAGCCTTAGTTTCTCTGTGTCTCCAACTTGCTGTGGAATTTCAGAGCTCCCGATGCTCTGTTACACATCTGCCTCATAAGTCGTAGGACTTGAAATGGGTCGCCCCTCCACCAGGTCACTACAAACTGAATACAGATGGCTCGAGCTTGGGCAACCCGGGAATTGCGGGGGGTGGTGGTCTGATACTGGACTCCCACGGAAATTGGGTCAAGGGATTTGCTATGCAACTAGGCCACACAACCAGTGTGATGGCTGAATTAAGTGCCCCGCGATAGGGCCTTATGTTAGCCTCGACTCTTGGCATTCGTTGAATAATTGTCGAGTTTGATGCTGCTATTATCTTGCAACTAATCTGGGATATGGACTGCTCTAACCCTATTCTCCGGCCTTTAATATATGACTGCAGGATGTTAACTGAATCCTTCAAGGAGCTTGAACCGAGTAAAGTATTCAGAGAAGCTAACAGCTGTGCGGACATCTTAGCACGGGCGGGAGGAAGACAATATGAGGATTTTATCTCTTTTGATGATGTTCCTTCTTTTCTTAGTCTAGCTCTATTTGGAGACAGAATGGGAACTTCGTTTCCCGGCCTTGTAAAGACTGTcggataatttaatatattgttgtcgttttaccaaaaaaaaaaaaaagactataTACTGGCCTATAAATTAATCACTTCCCGCACAGATTGACCAATGCATCCACAACTCCATCAATCTCTTCATCTTTGCCCTTGTTCCTTATCATACTCTCACTCACCTCCTTCACCCTCTTCCTCACACCTTCACCTCCTCTCTCCTTCACAAGCCCTCTTATCACTCTCCCGATATCTTCACCCTCAAACCTCCCACTGCTAGGGTTTCTCTTTACTTCAATCCCCACCCCAACTCTCTCCACAACCTTGGCATTGAATGGCTGGTCCAGTTGCATTGGCACCGCAATGATCGGGACCCCGAACTTCATGCTCTCCATCACCGAGCTCCAACCGCAGTGGCTCACGAACCCGCCGATGCTCTCGTGCTCTAGTATCCTCACCTGCGGGGCCCATTTCTCCACCACCAACCCTCTCCCTGCAACCCTTTCCAGAAACCCTTTGGGCAGCGCGTCTTCGAGGTCCTGCCTCTCCCCTCCTGGGAACCTCATCACCCATATGAAGTTGACGTTGCTCCGCTCAAGCCCGTGGGCTATCTCCTCCCTCTCTTGGTCTGTGAGGAAGTACTCGGTTCCAAAGGAGACGAAGACTGTGGAAGATATGGGCTTCTTGTCCAGCCATTCGATGATGTGTGTGCCGGCCTGGTCGGCCTGAAGCAGAGGGTCATGTACTAGTGGGCCCACCGGAACCGCCCTCTTCCCCGTCAGATCAGACAGACAATCGATGTACTTTCCTTCAAGTTCTCGAAATGTTTTCATGAGAAGTATGTCCGATGAGCGTTCGATGCATTGCAAAACCCTTGATGAACCATATGGCAGACCGTTAGATTAAGAAGTTATATTATCAGAAGAGAAGACAAAAGCTGCGTATCTTAGGATAAGATCACTAATCACGTGATCCAAACTGAGGTGAATCAaagtttgtttgtttgtttttgtttttgttttttttgttctttttgggGTAGAGTAGCTGGGCTATATATCGCCCGATAAAggtaaaaactaaaaaatacaTAAGCACGGTATAGTAACCTCGACACAAGATCGCCCAACAAAGTGCCTAAATCGATAGGAATCAAAAACATTGAAAATGGATAAATTACCCGTTAGTCATGCCTAGCTTATATCCATAGCAATattgccatatatatatatatatatattacttactCACGAAAAATTCTATATGGTGCAATCACACTTTCAACTGTTAGAtgatcaattatttattttttatcattagtATTAGCAAATCTTACGGTGCAAAAAAAGTGACTGATTGTAAAAAATTAAGGTGATTGTACCATATCATCTGGTTAGATATGAGTAGAATTTCTCATTCGGAATATTCATAATTGCCCTTCTAATTAAAGAATAGCGGATGACCATGCATGGGGCGGGGAACTATTGTGTTGGTGAGTCGTGCTTAGTTAATTACTTCATTTTGTCTTACATGTTCTTAATATCATGTTTGGATAGCTTTCGCAATCTGCCCCTCTACATGCACCAATAAAAATAGAAGACgactctttattttctttttcctcccttCCAATGGAATTTAAGAAAGAACCAAAGAGACCAAAAGAAAGAACCCTACGGAATATTACCTGTCCTTGTCTGTGATCCCACTTGATGGGCTCTCCAAAATCTGGCAGAACATTTGACTGACATGATCATCCACAGAGAACAAGCCTTCAAACGGGAAATCAACACCAggattcttgagaaggtgAAACACGAAAGACGCCATCCCTGCCCCCACGCTCAAGAAGGTGACAGCCCGGACGTTATGCGACCTCGCCAACTCGGGCGCCCACGGCATGAGGAAGTCGTAGATCAGCAAGTCGGGCTTCAGGTTTACCAGGATTTCAGCGAAGTTCGGGGCTGACATGTCGAACGCCCTCTTGAGAACGGGCATGAGATGCAGTGGGAGTCC
This region includes:
- the LOC116187255 gene encoding UDP-glucosyltransferase 29-like, translated to MEERSGKRRNGMMSILMLPWLAHGHISPFLELSKRLSDRNITIYFCSTPVNLSPIKRRLARTKYSSRIHLVELHLPHLPDLPPHLHTTKHLPPCLMPTLKTAFDLSAPGFSITLGLLHPDLVVYDFLQPWAPVVALSQGIPVVEFFCTGAAMSAFSIWFLMNLGVESPFPELHLQDHELPGFVQLFERTANGIKDGDRWKRCTGRSVGVVLIKSFQEIETKYIDYLTIQMGKKFVPVGPLVEEDHQHDQEDDGKRVEMTEWLDSKGKNSTVFVSFGSEYFLSRREITEIAHGLEQSRVNFIWVIRFHGGGREGDLQRTGPLMDSLQLQDALPEGFLGRVRDRGCVIEGWAPQAEILRHPSTGRFLSHCGWSSVMEAMRFGVPIIAMPMHLDQPINARLVGEGVGVGLEVKRDEEGRFRREDVAGAVRSVMVERAGERVRKRAMELRDVMELRRERGKEDEEIDGAVEELLHVCGKTNLVKDQEINHRFLVPN
- the LOC116187019 gene encoding UDP-glucosyltransferase 29-like, which gives rise to MRETISILMLPWLAHGHISPFLELAKRLADRNLRIHICSSPMNLESIRSRIPEKYSSSIRLLEIHLPSLPELPPQRHTTNGLPLHLMPVLKRAFDMSAPNFAEILVNLKPDLLIYDFLMPWAPELARSHNVRAVTFLSVGAGMASFVFHLLKNPGVDFPFEGLFSVDDHVSQMFCQILESPSSGITDKDRVLQCIERSSDILLMKTFRELEGKYIDCLSDLTGKRAVPVGPLVHDPLLQADQAGTHIIEWLDKKPISSTVFVSFGTEYFLTDQEREEIAHGLERSNVNFIWVMRFPGGERQDLEDALPKGFLERVAGRGLVVEKWAPQVRILEHESIGGFVSHCGWSSVMESMKFGVPIIAVPMQLDQPFNAKVVERVGVGIEVKRNPSSGRFEGEDIGRVIRGLVKERGGEGVRKRVKEVSESMIRNKGKDEEIDGVVDALVNLCGK